One Triticum dicoccoides isolate Atlit2015 ecotype Zavitan chromosome 4B, WEW_v2.0, whole genome shotgun sequence genomic window carries:
- the LOC119294636 gene encoding putative F-box/LRR-repeat protein At3g58880: protein MSTVVSSSKRSWGQAADSVDRLSSLPDPLLHLVMSFLPMPEVVRTSLLSPRWRYLWASVPFIHLDYKDFVNGGDDLKKRKFDQNRLQKFGDQLLLLRDGTPPLDEARIFIRSGPIAEKCCTWIRHAIRHKARLLHVYGLSIGEEIFFDNRLMIPSQHLKRIRLQMVPLDSISFRMLNFDFPALEHLELQDCNVWPMQKISSRSLKTIHISRCDFEEGHEICAPNLNHLSILDSSFGGILVTRDLHSLVAVSICLGNQDKILDHRVFDGLSQVTTLKLHAPLPEPTLERSLQTCPVFSNLSSLVLGEWCMASDFAPLLLILRRSPKLKYLTLKLGTEQHGECKAAVCNPSPREQSSSGGYPSIERAVIYCGRDDPGVSALVKVLLPIVIPRGEISIKGH from the exons ATGTCAACTGTGGTGTCAAGTTCCAAGAGGTCATGGGGACAAGCAGCAGACAGTGTTGACAGACTCAGCAGCCTCCCAGACCCGCTGCTCCATCTCGTGATGTCCTTCCTGCCAATGCCAGAAGTCGTGCGCACAAGCTTGCTCTCGCCAAGGTGGCGCTATCTATGGGCCTCTGTGCCGTTCATCCACCTAGATTACAAGGACTTTGTGAATGGTGGTGATGATCTAAAGAAGAGAAAATTTGATCAGAACAGGCTGCAGAAATTTGGGGACCAGTTGCTACTCTTGCGTGATGGCACTCCGCCCCTGGATGAAGCTcggatcttcatcagaagtggtccAATTGCTGAGAAATGTTGTACGTGGATTCGTCATGCCATCAGGCATAAAGCTCGTCTGCTTCATGTTTATGGTCTCTCCATTGGAGAAGAAATATTTTTCGATAATAGATTGATGATTCCTTCTCAGCACCTGAAAAGAATCAGGCTCCAAATGGTCCCTTTGGATAGCATATCCTTTAGGATGCTAAATTTTGACTTCCCTGCGCTTGAACATTTAGAGCTGCAAGATTGCAATGTCTGGCCCATGCAGAAGATCTCATCGAGGTCACTCAAGACTATACACATATCCCGCTGCGATTTCGAGGAAGGTCACGAGATTTGTGCTCCGAATCTAAACCATCTGTCTATCCTCGACTCATCATTTGGAGGTATCCTTGTAACTAGGGATCTGCATTCTCTAGTTGCAGTTTCAATATGTCTAGGCAATCAAGATAAAATATTGGATCACCGTGTATTTGATGGCCTATCACAAGTCACAACCTTGAAGTTGCATGCACCATTACCTGAG CCCACACTCGAGAGGAGTTTGCAAACATGCCCGGTGTTCAGCAACCTTTCAAGCCTGGTGCTGGGTGAATGGTGCATGGCTTCCGACTTTGCTCCACTACTTCTCATTCTCCGCCGCTCGCCTAAACTAAAGTATCTGACCCTTAAGCTCGGCACG GAGCAGCATGGAGAATGCAAGGCTGCTGTCTGTAATCCGTCACCAAGGGAGCAATCATCTTCGGGCGGTTATCCTAGCATCGAGAGGGCCGTGATCTACTGCGGCAGAGATGATCCGGGGGTGAGCGCACTGGTGAAGGTGCTGCTGCCGATCGTCATCCCACGCGGGGAGATCAGCATCAAAGGTCACTAG